The Urbifossiella limnaea genome has a window encoding:
- a CDS encoding YegS/Rv2252/BmrU family lipid kinase, with protein MKPSAGRTRLLFNPRAGTAAQLAGLLDRLTELGVEVRELAQGEDLAALVRAAADEGFDTVAVAGGDGSVQAAANGLATANRRATLAVLPLGTGNDFCRTMAIPLDPLAAAELLLTGTPRDVDVLRVEGGDREYLINAATGGFSGQVAAEVTSELKAAWGPLAYLRGALGPVTDPPTYRLTVRFDDGPPKWHDVLNVVVANARSAAGGFIVAPGANPEDGLLDVVFVHAADTLDLSVVAARLMHGDYTHDENVTHLRARSVAIESDPPIPMSLDGERCECGRVLFTVVPKAVRVLAGPGYEPEPTRESPVEADGTEELPVAADGRVGNRLFGFLTAVLLLTKRTPRWAAAGLGLASLAVVALAWLARGVGNNELRAWDESVANSLHAGATPALDRVAVVATWPGDASGTAVLTIGCLGGFLWRKHYLTAAAFGAVLGGVVVLELLLKPLFGIARPDLFPRTVEADGFSFPSGHALRGVGLFGFLAALCVIRGWEQKRFGWWLVAVACSGVAVGVCWSRVYLGVHWPTDVIAGALAAAAWAAACLMARRYATDRTKRPRAA; from the coding sequence ATGAAGCCGTCGGCCGGGCGTACCCGTCTACTGTTCAACCCCCGGGCCGGCACCGCCGCCCAACTCGCCGGGCTGCTCGACCGCCTCACCGAACTCGGCGTCGAGGTCCGCGAACTGGCGCAGGGGGAGGACCTGGCCGCACTCGTGCGCGCTGCCGCCGACGAGGGTTTCGACACCGTCGCGGTCGCCGGCGGCGACGGGTCCGTGCAGGCGGCCGCGAACGGGCTGGCGACCGCGAATCGCCGCGCGACACTGGCCGTGCTCCCGCTCGGCACCGGCAACGACTTCTGCCGCACGATGGCGATTCCGCTCGACCCGCTAGCCGCGGCTGAACTCTTGCTCACCGGCACGCCGCGGGACGTGGACGTGCTCCGCGTAGAGGGCGGGGACCGAGAATACCTCATCAACGCCGCGACGGGCGGCTTCAGCGGCCAGGTGGCGGCCGAAGTAACTTCGGAGCTCAAGGCCGCGTGGGGGCCGCTGGCGTACCTCCGTGGGGCTCTCGGCCCCGTCACCGACCCGCCGACGTACCGCCTCACCGTGAGGTTCGACGACGGCCCGCCGAAGTGGCACGACGTGCTAAACGTGGTCGTGGCCAACGCCCGGAGCGCGGCCGGCGGCTTCATCGTGGCACCGGGTGCGAACCCCGAGGACGGCCTGCTCGACGTAGTCTTTGTTCACGCCGCTGACACCCTCGACCTGTCCGTCGTCGCCGCCCGGCTCATGCACGGCGACTACACGCACGACGAGAACGTGACGCACCTCCGTGCGCGGTCGGTGGCGATCGAATCCGACCCGCCGATACCGATGAGTTTGGACGGCGAGAGGTGTGAGTGCGGGCGCGTACTCTTCACCGTAGTGCCGAAGGCGGTGCGCGTGCTCGCAGGCCCGGGCTACGAGCCGGAGCCGACGCGAGAATCGCCGGTGGAAGCGGACGGTACCGAGGAGTTGCCGGTGGCGGCGGACGGGCGCGTCGGCAATCGCCTGTTCGGCTTCCTCACGGCTGTGCTGTTGCTTACGAAGCGGACCCCGAGGTGGGCCGCCGCCGGGCTGGGCCTCGCGTCGCTGGCGGTCGTCGCGCTCGCCTGGCTGGCGCGGGGCGTCGGCAACAACGAACTGCGTGCCTGGGATGAGAGCGTCGCAAATTCCCTGCACGCGGGCGCGACTCCGGCGCTCGACCGGGTGGCCGTCGTAGCAACGTGGCCCGGCGACGCTTCCGGCACCGCTGTGCTCACGATCGGGTGCCTCGGCGGCTTCCTGTGGCGGAAACACTATCTGACCGCGGCCGCGTTCGGTGCCGTGCTCGGCGGTGTCGTCGTACTGGAACTCCTGTTGAAGCCGCTGTTCGGAATTGCCCGCCCTGACCTGTTCCCGCGGACCGTCGAGGCGGACGGCTTCAGCTTCCCGAGCGGGCACGCGCTCCGCGGCGTCGGGCTGTTCGGCTTCCTTGCGGCGTTGTGTGTCATCCGGGGCTGGGAGCAGAAGCGGTTCGGCTGGTGGCTCGTCGCGGTTGCTTGTTCAGGAGTCGCGGTTGGCGTGTGCTGGAGCCGCGTCTATCTCGGCGTCCACTGGCCGACCGACGTGATCGCCGGGGCTCTCGCCGCGGCGGCCTGGGCGGCGGCTTGCCTGATGGCGCGTCGGTACGCGACCGACCGAACGAAGCGGCCGCGTGCCGCCTAG
- a CDS encoding vWA domain-containing protein has product MPGFAAPEFLWLAPLALPLVWWWARRRRTAVRYSDLRLVAALPGSRPARARWGGALLRGLAFASLAVACAGPRTTDERTRLPAEGIAIVLALDVSGSMTEKDAVWSPAEPPLSRLEAAKRAFRLFVAGGDAPDGTRFDPRESDAIGLVAFAVVPQTVCPLTLNHSVLLKVAAEQEPRSVLDAGTNVGDALAEGVIRLDRGGGTRKKVLILLSDGEHNVSKEGDRNPLTPRQAAQLAANLQVKVYTIDAGGPPPPDAAPEAAEQRAAGKEALRVVAEMTGGRSFAASSGADLLAAYREISALEKTAFVTFQYRRYFDHTPWAAGLAAALLAVAQLLDRTRWRVLP; this is encoded by the coding sequence ATGCCCGGGTTTGCGGCGCCGGAATTCCTTTGGCTCGCACCGCTGGCCCTGCCGCTCGTGTGGTGGTGGGCTCGGCGCCGCCGCACCGCCGTGCGCTACTCGGACCTCCGACTCGTCGCCGCTCTGCCGGGCAGCCGCCCCGCCCGCGCCCGCTGGGGCGGTGCCCTCCTCCGCGGTCTCGCCTTCGCGTCGCTGGCCGTGGCTTGCGCGGGGCCGCGGACAACGGACGAACGCACCCGTCTGCCGGCGGAGGGGATCGCCATCGTGCTGGCCCTCGACGTCAGCGGCAGCATGACGGAAAAGGACGCCGTGTGGTCGCCGGCCGAACCACCGTTGTCACGGCTCGAAGCGGCCAAGCGGGCCTTCCGCCTGTTCGTGGCCGGCGGCGACGCCCCGGACGGCACCCGGTTCGACCCGCGGGAGTCGGACGCCATCGGGCTCGTCGCGTTCGCTGTCGTTCCGCAAACCGTGTGCCCGCTCACACTGAACCACAGCGTGCTCCTCAAGGTCGCCGCCGAGCAGGAGCCGCGGTCCGTCCTCGACGCCGGCACGAACGTGGGCGACGCCTTGGCCGAGGGCGTCATCCGGCTCGACCGTGGCGGCGGCACCCGGAAGAAGGTGCTGATCCTCCTCAGCGACGGCGAGCACAACGTGAGCAAGGAGGGCGACCGCAACCCGCTGACTCCGCGGCAGGCAGCGCAGCTGGCCGCGAACCTCCAGGTGAAGGTGTACACCATCGACGCCGGCGGGCCCCCACCACCGGACGCCGCGCCGGAAGCCGCGGAGCAGCGAGCGGCCGGCAAGGAGGCTCTGAGGGTGGTCGCCGAGATGACCGGCGGGCGGTCGTTCGCGGCGTCGAGCGGGGCGGACCTCCTCGCGGCGTACCGGGAGATCAGTGCCCTGGAGAAGACGGCGTTCGTGACCTTCCAGTACCGCCGCTACTTCGACCACACGCCGTGGGCTGCCGGCCTCGCGGCCGCGCTGCTGGCCGTCGCTCAGCTCCTCGACCGCACGCGATGGCGGGTGCTGCCATGA
- a CDS encoding amidohydrolase — protein sequence MFTPRLALIPLLLSALAVSGSQPGPRPDGQKQPTEPAPDRPAAWVQERLKAIDARLDAETKELVALYQHLHANPELSLMEVKTSARMADEVRKLGFDVTEKVGGNGVVAVLKNGPGPVVLVRTDIDALPITEQTGLPYASRVRMKDRSGTEVGVMHACGHDIHMSCWVGAARVLTAMKDRWSGTLVMIAQPAEEIVAGARMMLDDGLYRRFPKPDVCLALHSDPHQPAGVVSYAEGLALANSDSVDIVVKGRGGHGAAPHNTIDPVVLAARIILDLQTIVSRERNPFDPVVITVGSIHGGTKHNIIPNEVRLQLTVRTTTPQVRDDVLKAIDRVARAAAVGARAPEPEVRVNLEEFTPATYNDVPLARRTGAVFRAALGDANVKPRPAMMGAEDFGRLSTGNTPIFMFFLGTIGAEKHAAAQQPGGAPLPGMHTDAYAPLPEPSIRTGVRSMSVAVLNLMGK from the coding sequence ATGTTCACACCCCGGCTCGCCCTGATTCCCCTGCTACTGTCGGCGCTCGCGGTGTCCGGTTCGCAGCCTGGTCCGCGCCCCGACGGCCAGAAACAGCCCACCGAACCGGCCCCCGACCGCCCGGCCGCGTGGGTCCAGGAGCGCCTCAAGGCGATCGACGCCCGGCTGGACGCGGAGACGAAGGAGCTCGTCGCACTGTACCAGCATTTACACGCGAACCCCGAGCTGTCGCTGATGGAAGTGAAGACCTCGGCCCGGATGGCCGACGAGGTGCGGAAGCTCGGCTTCGACGTGACGGAGAAGGTCGGAGGCAATGGCGTGGTGGCCGTGCTGAAGAACGGCCCCGGCCCGGTTGTTCTGGTCCGCACCGACATAGACGCCTTGCCGATCACCGAGCAGACCGGCCTCCCCTACGCCAGTCGCGTACGGATGAAGGACCGCAGCGGCACCGAAGTCGGCGTAATGCACGCCTGCGGCCACGACATCCACATGAGTTGCTGGGTCGGCGCCGCCCGCGTCCTGACCGCCATGAAGGACCGCTGGAGCGGCACCCTCGTAATGATCGCCCAGCCCGCGGAAGAGATCGTCGCCGGCGCCCGCATGATGCTCGACGACGGCCTGTACCGCCGCTTCCCGAAACCGGACGTGTGCCTCGCCCTGCACTCCGACCCGCACCAACCGGCCGGCGTCGTCAGCTACGCGGAGGGGCTGGCGCTCGCCAATTCGGACAGCGTGGACATCGTGGTGAAGGGCCGCGGCGGGCACGGCGCGGCCCCGCACAACACGATCGACCCCGTGGTGCTGGCCGCGCGGATCATCCTGGATCTGCAGACGATCGTAAGCCGGGAGCGGAACCCGTTCGACCCCGTGGTGATCACCGTCGGCTCGATCCACGGCGGCACGAAGCACAACATCATCCCCAACGAGGTGCGCCTGCAGCTGACGGTGCGCACGACCACGCCGCAGGTCCGCGACGACGTGCTGAAGGCCATCGACCGAGTCGCCCGCGCCGCGGCGGTTGGAGCACGCGCCCCCGAACCGGAGGTGCGCGTGAACCTGGAGGAGTTCACGCCGGCGACGTACAACGACGTGCCGCTCGCCCGGCGGACGGGGGCGGTATTCCGGGCCGCACTCGGCGACGCCAACGTGAAGCCGCGCCCGGCGATGATGGGGGCCGAAGACTTCGGTCGCCTCTCGACAGGCAACACGCCGATTTTCATGTTCTTCCTCGGTACCATCGGCGCCGAGAAGCACGCAGCCGCACAGCAACCAGGGGGCGCACCGCTGCCGGGGATGCACACCGACGCCTACGCCCCGCTGCCGGAGCCGAGCATTCGCACTGGCGTGCGGTCGATGAGCGTCGCTGTGCTCAACCTGATGGGGAAGTGA
- a CDS encoding Gfo/Idh/MocA family protein: MSLDLTPEQKATGKANFEQAVGDLARGGKMNGTMVVGGSPQTTPATPTRRDVLRTGLAAGAVIPVSAAVYFGYESLRGKAVKTALIGCGDEGGVLVGEHNPEFNEIVAVCDIRPSNLERIFKGDSGPRKGLNKVYGEASAAKIEKFENVDDLLAAKSRLGLEAVIIATPLNTHDPITKKCLEAGLHVLCEKLMARSIGRCKAMIKAAKDNGRVLSIGHQRHYSTLYAQALEVLNSDVLGDIKFIRALWHRNNSWPAEYTAAEKAAFADGFDLPKYVDGWYKPVLKKDAEALPKSKLDTLAFGDPKKYGFKDVAELIRWRISESAGGGLMAELGSHQLDASSIILGHARPLAVTGVGGKWFYGPGKNDRESMDSVFVTYEFPGRTHPKGRDHGNNPDDIVVVTYSSMNTNEFESYGEWVMGSKGTMFLEKEASVYLWREKDKTKKGDAGGGKDMRLTVGAAGGGKPTLDASSTWGGGGTATLTRGPAGTNEWDTAVRGYRTEMEHFAYCIRQWGTDKVSYEAASDGHGLKHADKLPRCHGEVAMADAIVALTANMAMEKRTRIEFEDNWFKPESADVPETKYGKPL, encoded by the coding sequence ATGTCCCTCGATCTCACGCCCGAGCAGAAGGCCACGGGCAAGGCCAACTTCGAGCAGGCCGTCGGCGACCTGGCCCGCGGCGGGAAGATGAACGGCACGATGGTCGTCGGCGGCTCGCCGCAGACCACGCCGGCCACCCCGACCCGCCGCGACGTGCTCCGTACGGGCCTGGCTGCCGGGGCCGTCATCCCGGTGTCCGCGGCCGTGTACTTCGGCTACGAGTCGCTTCGCGGGAAGGCCGTGAAAACGGCCCTTATCGGCTGCGGCGACGAGGGCGGCGTCCTCGTCGGCGAGCACAACCCGGAGTTCAACGAGATCGTCGCCGTGTGCGACATCCGGCCGTCGAACCTGGAGCGCATCTTCAAGGGCGACAGCGGCCCGCGGAAGGGGCTGAACAAGGTTTACGGCGAGGCGTCGGCCGCCAAGATCGAGAAGTTCGAGAACGTGGACGACCTGCTGGCGGCGAAGTCGCGGCTGGGGCTGGAGGCGGTCATCATCGCCACCCCGCTGAACACCCACGACCCGATCACGAAGAAGTGCCTGGAGGCCGGGCTGCACGTGCTGTGCGAGAAGCTGATGGCCCGCAGCATCGGCCGCTGCAAGGCCATGATCAAGGCCGCGAAGGACAACGGGAGGGTGCTGTCGATCGGCCACCAGCGGCACTACAGCACGCTGTACGCACAGGCGCTCGAGGTGCTGAACAGCGACGTGCTCGGCGACATCAAGTTCATCCGCGCCCTGTGGCACCGAAACAACTCGTGGCCGGCCGAGTACACCGCCGCCGAGAAGGCCGCGTTCGCCGACGGGTTCGACCTGCCGAAGTACGTGGACGGCTGGTACAAGCCGGTGCTGAAAAAGGACGCCGAGGCGCTCCCCAAGAGCAAGCTCGACACCCTGGCGTTCGGCGACCCCAAGAAGTACGGCTTCAAGGACGTGGCCGAGCTGATCCGCTGGCGCATCTCGGAGTCGGCCGGCGGCGGCCTCATGGCCGAGCTCGGCAGCCACCAGCTCGACGCCTCGTCCATCATCCTCGGCCACGCCCGGCCGTTAGCGGTGACGGGCGTCGGCGGGAAGTGGTTCTACGGCCCCGGCAAGAATGACCGCGAGAGCATGGACTCGGTGTTCGTCACCTACGAGTTTCCGGGCCGCACCCACCCGAAGGGTCGCGACCACGGCAACAACCCCGACGACATCGTGGTGGTGACGTACTCGTCGATGAACACCAACGAGTTCGAGAGCTACGGCGAGTGGGTGATGGGCTCCAAGGGGACGATGTTCCTGGAGAAGGAGGCGAGCGTCTACCTGTGGCGGGAGAAGGACAAGACGAAGAAGGGCGACGCCGGCGGCGGCAAGGACATGCGGCTGACGGTCGGCGCGGCCGGCGGCGGCAAGCCGACGCTCGACGCGAGCAGCACGTGGGGCGGCGGCGGCACCGCGACGCTCACCCGCGGCCCGGCCGGCACCAACGAGTGGGACACCGCCGTCCGCGGCTACCGCACCGAAATGGAGCACTTCGCCTACTGCATCCGTCAGTGGGGCACCGACAAGGTGAGCTACGAGGCGGCGAGCGACGGCCACGGGCTGAAGCACGCCGACAAGCTGCCGCGGTGCCACGGCGAGGTGGCGATGGCCGACGCGATCGTCGCGCTCACGGCGAACATGGCGATGGAGAAGCGGACGCGGATCGAGTTCGAGGACAACTGGTTCAAGCCCGAGAGCGCCGACGTGCCGGAGACGAAGTACGGCAAGCCTCTCTGA
- a CDS encoding alpha/beta hydrolase family protein gives MRLPLAALGALVVTLPSTRADFPPPAQLPTRPGLPDPTVMLDGTRVGSKADWEAKRRPELKALFEHYMYGRRPADPAKVTAKVLFSDDKAFDGKGTLTEVELTVGGPEWPKVYLLVARPNTSAPVGCFVGPNFGGNHLLTTDERVRIPSAWVPKNYPGVVNEKATAAGRGKQAETWPLGEIVARGYAVATFYCGDIQPDRPDVKEGVRAVAPGTGGPADTATIMWWAWGVSRAVDYLVTATGIDARRLAVVGHSRLGKTALLAGAFDPRLAVVIPNQAGCGGSGPSRHSDPKAEPVERINKAFPHWFNGHFKQFGSDPSKLPFDQNGLVALCAPRPVLFTNAADDLWANPSGQFEVLRAATPAYKLYGVDGITAAAMPGHNQLVASRLGYWIRPGKHAMTPPDWKTYMDFADVWLK, from the coding sequence ATGCGCCTCCCCCTCGCCGCGCTCGGAGCCCTCGTCGTGACTCTCCCCAGCACCCGTGCCGACTTCCCCCCGCCGGCGCAGCTCCCCACCCGCCCCGGCCTGCCCGACCCGACCGTCATGCTCGACGGCACCCGCGTCGGCTCGAAGGCCGACTGGGAGGCGAAGCGGCGGCCGGAACTGAAGGCGCTGTTCGAGCACTACATGTACGGTCGCCGCCCCGCCGACCCGGCGAAGGTGACGGCGAAGGTTCTGTTCAGCGACGACAAGGCGTTCGACGGCAAGGGAACGCTCACCGAGGTCGAGTTGACCGTCGGCGGCCCGGAGTGGCCGAAGGTGTACCTGCTGGTGGCCCGGCCGAACACGAGCGCCCCGGTCGGCTGCTTCGTCGGCCCCAACTTCGGCGGCAACCACCTGTTGACCACCGACGAGCGCGTCCGCATCCCGTCGGCGTGGGTGCCGAAAAACTACCCCGGCGTCGTGAACGAGAAGGCGACCGCCGCCGGCCGCGGCAAGCAGGCCGAGACGTGGCCGCTCGGTGAGATCGTGGCTCGCGGGTACGCCGTGGCGACGTTCTATTGCGGCGACATCCAGCCCGACCGGCCGGACGTGAAGGAGGGCGTCCGCGCCGTCGCCCCCGGCACCGGCGGCCCCGCCGACACGGCGACGATCATGTGGTGGGCGTGGGGCGTGAGCCGGGCGGTGGACTACCTAGTGACCGCGACCGGTATCGACGCGCGGCGCCTTGCGGTGGTGGGTCACTCGCGGCTCGGCAAGACGGCGCTACTGGCGGGGGCGTTCGACCCGCGACTGGCTGTCGTGATTCCGAATCAAGCCGGCTGCGGCGGGAGCGGACCGAGCCGGCACAGCGACCCGAAGGCCGAGCCGGTGGAGCGGATCAACAAGGCGTTCCCGCACTGGTTCAACGGCCACTTCAAGCAGTTCGGTTCCGACCCGTCGAAGCTGCCGTTCGACCAGAACGGGTTGGTGGCGCTGTGCGCCCCGCGACCGGTGCTGTTCACGAACGCGGCCGATGACCTGTGGGCGAACCCGTCGGGCCAGTTCGAGGTGCTGCGGGCGGCGACCCCGGCGTACAAGCTGTACGGCGTGGACGGCATCACGGCAGCAGCGATGCCGGGGCACAACCAGCTGGTGGCGTCGCGGCTCGGCTACTGGATTCGCCCCGGCAAGCACGCGATGACGCCGCCGGACTGGAAGACGTACATGGACTTCGCCGACGTGTGGCTGAAGTGA
- a CDS encoding DoxX family protein: MPTEYLPALMYAGLAGTALALIVATAQNQWSPRVLFLLALRLSIGWHFLFEGLHKLHSVNHGPSETVRVFSSEPYFKVAPGPLGEKMRQTFSDPGAVFADRVRPTKEITPAAFDALPVEQQAEACPASVAKKLGDVPLEKVVAAIKAEAAADKKAADAAEKKGLADAEAEIKQYKMAEKQAKGEKDAVTKKAAKAREAADKLAASADAEAPKRVVGAKAAYAAWVHGADRRDVTVKFITGAAPQSAPERLAHIDRLRNMLREEEAKLGADLGQGNGIESKRIAEIRSDIIAAEAALAKDADDYVADLRKALGDDSKDEPVKSLGKTMDGVTMWFLVGVGACLMGGLLTRLSCVLAAGFLVMTYLAHPPFPWYPLPPNTEGNPLFINKNVIEAVALLTIASFPTGRWLGLDALIGRVCCRARPDERPVA, translated from the coding sequence ATGCCGACCGAATACCTCCCCGCCCTGATGTACGCCGGCCTCGCCGGCACCGCCCTGGCGCTGATCGTCGCCACCGCCCAAAACCAGTGGTCGCCGCGCGTCCTGTTCCTCCTGGCGCTCAGGCTGTCGATCGGCTGGCACTTCCTGTTCGAGGGGCTGCACAAGCTCCACTCCGTGAACCACGGGCCGAGCGAGACGGTTCGCGTGTTCAGTAGTGAGCCGTACTTCAAGGTCGCCCCCGGGCCGCTCGGCGAGAAGATGCGTCAGACGTTCAGCGACCCCGGCGCCGTCTTCGCCGACCGGGTTCGGCCGACGAAGGAAATCACTCCGGCGGCGTTCGACGCCCTGCCGGTGGAGCAGCAGGCGGAGGCGTGCCCGGCGTCGGTGGCGAAGAAGCTCGGCGACGTGCCGCTGGAGAAGGTCGTGGCGGCGATCAAGGCCGAGGCCGCGGCCGACAAAAAGGCCGCGGACGCCGCCGAGAAGAAGGGGCTGGCCGACGCCGAGGCCGAGATCAAGCAGTACAAGATGGCGGAGAAGCAAGCCAAAGGCGAAAAGGACGCGGTGACGAAGAAGGCGGCGAAGGCGCGTGAGGCCGCCGACAAGCTGGCCGCGTCTGCTGACGCCGAGGCGCCGAAGCGTGTCGTCGGGGCGAAGGCCGCCTACGCGGCGTGGGTTCACGGCGCCGACCGGCGGGACGTGACGGTCAAGTTCATCACTGGCGCCGCCCCGCAAAGCGCACCCGAGCGGCTGGCACACATCGACCGCCTTCGCAACATGTTGCGAGAAGAGGAAGCCAAGCTCGGCGCCGACCTGGGTCAAGGGAACGGCATCGAGTCGAAACGGATCGCCGAGATCCGGTCGGACATCATCGCGGCGGAGGCGGCGCTGGCGAAGGACGCCGACGACTACGTCGCCGACCTGCGCAAGGCGCTCGGCGACGACTCGAAGGACGAACCGGTCAAGAGCCTCGGCAAGACGATGGACGGCGTGACGATGTGGTTCCTGGTCGGCGTCGGGGCGTGTCTCATGGGCGGGCTACTCACGCGGCTGTCGTGCGTCCTGGCGGCCGGGTTTCTGGTGATGACGTACCTGGCGCACCCGCCGTTCCCGTGGTACCCGCTCCCGCCGAACACCGAGGGGAACCCGCTCTTCATCAACAAGAATGTCATCGAGGCGGTCGCGCTGCTGACGATCGCCAGCTTCCCCACGGGCCGCTGGCTCGGGCTCGACGCGCTGATCGGCCGCGTGTGCTGCCGCGCCCGGCCGGACGAGCGGCCGGTCGCCTGA
- a CDS encoding inorganic phosphate transporter: MSFWDAAAALPTVPLLCLCVALLVAFGFEFINGFHDTANAVTTVIYTRTMRPTPAVLYSGVMNFFGAAMTVVVGTAAVAFSVVNLLPVDLLAEANSNAALVTVLALLLAGVGWNLGTWYLGLPVSSSHTLIGSILGVGIANGLWNGAGIGGVNWGKAGEVGLGLLLSPMVGFFCAGALLLVMKRVFRDPRLYAPPADGDAPPRWVRGVLILTCGGVSFAHGSNDGQKGMGLLLLVLIGFLPAHYALDTNNPGEAKDVAAAVGPIRAEFEKHKAAVPPALDRDLTFLSTVLDGKDSFEQLSREADDRWAVRQAIFRCRRAVAGADLPPELRAGLEPHRKTLAGAIEFVPIWVIIGTAVALGVGTCVGYKRIVVTVAERIGKSHLTYAQGAAAEAVAAATISVADVLKLPVSTTQVLSSGVAGTMAANRSGIQGATVRRILIAWGLTLPACMTLSGLLLIVGRVLIG; encoded by the coding sequence ATGTCCTTCTGGGACGCCGCCGCCGCCCTGCCGACGGTCCCCCTCCTGTGCCTGTGCGTCGCCCTGCTCGTGGCCTTCGGGTTCGAGTTCATCAACGGCTTCCACGACACCGCCAACGCCGTCACCACCGTCATCTACACGCGGACGATGCGGCCGACGCCGGCCGTGCTGTACTCCGGCGTCATGAACTTCTTCGGCGCCGCCATGACCGTCGTGGTCGGCACGGCAGCGGTTGCGTTTAGTGTCGTCAATCTCTTGCCCGTGGACTTGCTCGCGGAGGCCAACTCGAACGCCGCGCTGGTGACCGTTCTGGCGCTGCTGCTGGCCGGCGTCGGCTGGAACCTCGGGACGTGGTACCTGGGCCTGCCGGTGAGCAGTTCGCACACGCTGATCGGCTCGATCCTCGGCGTCGGCATCGCCAACGGGTTGTGGAACGGGGCCGGCATCGGAGGCGTGAACTGGGGCAAGGCCGGCGAGGTCGGGCTCGGCTTGCTGCTGTCGCCGATGGTCGGGTTCTTCTGTGCCGGCGCCCTGTTGTTGGTGATGAAGCGCGTCTTCCGCGACCCGCGGCTGTACGCCCCGCCGGCCGACGGCGACGCCCCGCCGCGTTGGGTTCGCGGCGTGCTAATCCTCACCTGCGGCGGCGTCAGCTTCGCCCACGGCTCGAACGACGGGCAGAAGGGGATGGGCCTGCTGCTCCTCGTGCTTATCGGCTTCCTGCCGGCGCACTACGCCCTCGACACCAACAACCCCGGCGAGGCGAAGGACGTGGCCGCGGCCGTCGGGCCGATCCGCGCCGAGTTCGAGAAGCACAAGGCCGCGGTGCCGCCGGCGCTGGACCGCGACTTGACGTTTCTCAGCACGGTGCTGGACGGCAAGGACTCGTTCGAGCAGCTCAGCCGCGAAGCCGACGACCGCTGGGCGGTGCGACAGGCGATCTTCCGCTGCCGCCGCGCGGTGGCGGGCGCGGACCTGCCTCCGGAACTGCGGGCCGGCCTCGAGCCGCACCGCAAAACGCTGGCCGGGGCCATCGAGTTCGTGCCGATATGGGTGATCATCGGCACGGCTGTCGCACTGGGCGTCGGCACGTGCGTCGGCTACAAGCGGATCGTGGTGACGGTGGCGGAGCGGATCGGCAAGTCGCACCTGACCTACGCCCAGGGCGCGGCCGCCGAGGCTGTGGCGGCCGCGACGATCTCGGTGGCCGACGTACTGAAGCTGCCGGTGAGTACGACTCAGGTACTGAGCAGCGGCGTGGCCGGCACGATGGCCGCGAACCGCTCCGGCATCCAGGGCGCGACCGTGCGCCGCATCCTGATCGCGTGGGGCCTGACGCTGCCGGCCTGCATGACGCTATCGGGGCTCTTGCTGATTGTCGGCCGCGTCCTGATCGGCTGA
- a CDS encoding VWA domain-containing protein, translated as MTALPTGLAGLLADAREFLLGIRFAHPELLLALLVFPVFAALNAHAARRRRRESDAVGRPAAVAGLLTKPRVVRRWVGLAYPLAWVALVLGLAGPRWGRSDEPGIAVGRDVVLVLDLSRSMLATDLSTGITRWEAGRNGLHDLLDAVRRRGGHRVAVIVFAARPKVVVPLTTDYDHAAAVLDEIDGRHLPPDIRPAPDATSGTRIGAALLLALATHDPRFPGAQDIILVSDGDDPAGTTDLEWRRGSDAARALRIPVHTVGIGDPSEAGVPLFLDGEPLEFQPREDLPPDWVRTRLQEEPLRQIAAETGGKYVAARKDTPRLGEFFRAAVEPNPSRTVSEDSVPQPKDRAAWFLAAALGLFVVGWLRGR; from the coding sequence ATGACCGCCCTACCCACCGGCCTCGCCGGCCTCCTCGCCGATGCCCGCGAGTTCCTGCTCGGCATCCGCTTCGCGCACCCCGAGTTGCTCCTGGCGTTGCTCGTGTTTCCGGTGTTCGCCGCACTCAACGCCCACGCCGCGCGTCGCCGCCGGCGGGAGTCCGACGCCGTCGGCCGCCCCGCCGCCGTGGCCGGCCTGCTGACGAAGCCGCGCGTCGTCCGCCGCTGGGTCGGGCTGGCGTACCCGCTGGCGTGGGTCGCTCTCGTGCTCGGGCTGGCAGGGCCGCGCTGGGGGCGCAGCGACGAGCCCGGCATCGCCGTCGGCCGCGACGTGGTGCTCGTACTCGACCTGAGCCGCAGCATGTTGGCGACCGATCTTTCGACCGGCATTACTCGCTGGGAGGCGGGCCGGAACGGGCTGCACGACCTGCTCGACGCCGTCCGCCGCCGCGGCGGGCACCGCGTCGCCGTGATCGTGTTCGCGGCCCGACCCAAGGTGGTGGTGCCGCTCACCACCGACTACGACCACGCTGCCGCGGTCCTGGACGAGATCGACGGCCGGCACCTGCCGCCGGACATCCGCCCCGCCCCGGACGCGACATCCGGCACACGCATTGGCGCCGCCCTACTCCTGGCCCTGGCGACGCACGACCCGCGCTTCCCCGGCGCGCAGGACATCATCCTCGTATCCGACGGCGACGACCCCGCCGGCACGACCGACCTCGAGTGGCGCCGTGGCTCCGACGCGGCCCGCGCCCTGAGAATACCCGTTCACACAGTCGGCATCGGCGACCCGAGCGAGGCCGGGGTGCCGCTCTTTCTCGACGGCGAGCCGCTCGAGTTTCAGCCGCGCGAAGACCTACCGCCCGACTGGGTGCGGACGCGGCTGCAGGAGGAGCCTCTGAGGCAGATAGCGGCCGAGACGGGAGGGAAATACGTCGCCGCCCGGAAGGACACTCCCAGGCTCGGGGAGTTCTTCCGGGCGGCGGTGGAGCCGAACCCGAGCCGGACGGTGTCCGAGGATTCGGTGCCGCAGCCGAAGGACCGGGCGGCGTGGTTCCTGGCGGCGGCGCTTGGCCTGTTTGTGGTCGGGTGGCTCCGCGGCCGCTGA